Within Amycolatopsis sp. cg5, the genomic segment CGCCTTCTTCGCCGGGGGTACCGCCCTCCGCCGTCGTCGCGGGAATGTCGTCGAGCTTGGGGTTCTTGGACTCGCCCTCGCCGGAGGTGCCCCCTCCACTCGTAGTCGGACCGGGGGCGCCGACGCCGGGGGTGTATCGCGAGTCGTTCGCCTTGGACAGGCCGTTGATGATCTTCAGCGGCACGAAGTCGCCGCCACGCGTGTTGTACTGCGCGCCCAGGGCACTGAGCGCGCCCTGCAAGTCTTTGACCAGTGCGTCGTCGGCCTGGTTGTTCATGCTTTCGAGCTGGCTCTTCAGATTGGTCTGGATCGCGTTGACCGCGGGAACCGACTTGGCGAGTGCGATCTCCGTCGCGGCGAAGGCGCGCAACGCCTTATCCGCGGCCTTTCGCTTTTCGTCGGAGTTCTCGATGATGTTCCACCAGCCACCGGCGAAAGCCTGGATGGCATGCCCCACGTTCCCGACCGCGGTGCCGTACTTCCTGCCTTCCAGCGTGTTGTACAGCTCTTCGCTCTCGTTGAGGATGTCGGTCGCGTATTTCTGCAGAGCGTCGCCCGCTTCACCGGCGAGTGAGTCTTTCAGCGCTTTGATCTCCTTGGCGATCTCCTGGTTGATGTCACCCAACCGTTTGGTCGCCTTGTTGAAGTCCTTCTCCAGCTCGTACCACGCTTCGGCGACAGTCGCGCGGCTCAAGCTCGCGTGCGAACCATCCGAGTTGAACACCAGATCGGAGACGACGCCGTTGAGCGCTTCGATGGTCCCGTACTGGGTGGTGTCCAGCGCGGGTGAGGACGAGGAGTACTCACCGACCAGCGGCGTGCCGGCAGAATCAGACATAGGACTACATCCTTAACGAGAGCGACCGGGGTTCCGGTGCCAAACCGGCGACCTCCGCGGAACGCCTTCGTTTCCGACGACAGGCGTCTGCGGAGGCCGTGACATCGGCGGAGTTCAGTTTCTGACGGAATTCAGGCCAGCCAAGGTTCAGGCCTTGGCACCCGAACCTGGAAGGTTGTCGTTGTACCCATCACCGTCGGAGGCGTTGCCCTTCGGGCCGCCCGTGAAGTTGCCCTGCTGGGCCTCGGTGCCCTGGTCGAACTTCGCGACGTCGTCCGAAGCGCGCTTCTCGATGTCGACGATGCTCTGCTTGATCTTCGCCGCGTTGTCGCCGTCGGTGTTCTGGAAGTCGTCGGTGATCGACACGAGGGTCGACTTGAGGTCGGTGAGCACGGTCTTGAGGTGCTCGCCCTGGGCGACGAGGCCGTTGCGGCGGTCATCGACCACGCGCTCCAGCCACTGCGCCAGCGGGAACTTCCCAGCGTTGGGCCAATTCGGCTTCAGCGCGTCGAACGCGGACATGTCGTCCATGATGCTGCCGAGCTTGTCGGCCGATTTCTTGATCGCTTCGGGATTGTAGTTGGTGGCCACGAACAGGCTCCTTCGGCCGAAGTGGACGGACAGGGGTGGCGGTGCGCTGGTGCCGGGGGGTGACCAGCGCACCGCCGGTTCCGGGATGGGTGGTGCGGGCGGCTGAAGAGCCGATGTCAGCCCAGGCGGCCCGCGCCGCTCCGGTCCTTGTCCTGCATCTCCTGCGCGGCCCGCTCCAGTGCGGCCTTCAGGTTCTCCAGGTTGGTCTTGTTGGCGATGAGATCGGCCTTGAGATCACCGGCCAGCCGCTCGTAGGAGTCCGCGGTGCTGCCTTCCCAACCGGTCATGATCGACTTGACCGACTTCTCCAGCTCGTCGGCCTGGTTCTCGATCTCGGTGGCCTTCTTGCTCATCATGCCGAGGCACTGCTCGATGACCGGATAGTCATACTTGATGGTGTCGTTGGACATTTGTTCATCCTTTCAGGAAAACGAGACGGAAAGAAAGCGGAAGATCAGGCGCCGAGGAAGTTCCCGGTCTCCATCGGCACGTTCAGGATCGCCTTCTCGCTTTCCTGGTCCATCGCTTCCTGGTCACTGGCCTCGCGGCGCATGTTGTTCGCCA encodes:
- a CDS encoding WXG100 family type VII secretion target, which gives rise to MSNDTIKYDYPVIEQCLGMMSKKATEIENQADELEKSVKSIMTGWEGSTADSYERLAGDLKADLIANKTNLENLKAALERAAQEMQDKDRSGAGRLG